CCGCTGCAGGATGTTCAATCTGGTCTGGCCATCTGGGCGGCCCTGGAGCTTGAGCAGACACAGGTGCAGGCAGTGGTGACTCTACAGGCCCTGCTATTCCGGGCCCTTTTGCAAGGTTGCGGCAACAATAAAATTTTGACGTAGACATCCTCCATTTGGAAGTCTGGTGGCTGGTTTGCCGTGGAAATGACCCTGTTTTTATTTCCAGAATTACCTCTGGGTTTAGAGAAGTGGTTTTTAAACGAGTGTGggtaaaaaaaattacctgaggTACTTGTCAGAATTGCAGACTCCTAGGTCCCACCCAGCTCTCATCAATCAGTTTGGTGAGGGTGGTGCCCAGGACTCTGATTTTAAACATACCCCTAGAAAGATTCTGATACAGGTAGAGGTGAGAAGCCCTGGTTTAGAGGCAGCTCGGCCTCCCTTCATGGTGGGACCAGGGCCAGCAGGGAATGTCAGGGCCACCCCTGACCTTCACTGTGACTCTGCTGCAGAGGGTGGCCTGGAGGAGATGGTGGAGGAGCTCAACAGCGGGAAGGTGATGTACGCCTTCTGCAGAGTGAAGGACCCCAACTCTGGACTGCCCAAATTTGTCCTCATCAACTGGGTATGTGGAGCCTGTTTCATCTAGGTGTGACCCAGGAAACCCCATTGTCTTCTTTCCTGTTTTGACTTGACTTCAGGAACAAAGTGTTTTACTGGCATGACTTAGTAGATCAATAGAACAGCTCTGAGCTGGTGAATGAGCAGAATAGTTGACAGATTCATTGTGGCCCAAAGAATAACTGTGGCTTTGCTATGCAGAATTCACCCTCCAAGCCTAGAGTTCTTCCTGCAAAATGGATTAAAAGCAGTCACAGGGAGTCCTTGCTCCGTGCTCTTGAGGGTGGTTGTTCTGATGGAGTAGAGAGCCTGAGGGAGTGTTTAGGAGCCTGGGAGTACAGGGACAGGGCCTCCTTGATCCCTTGGTGGGGATCAAGAAAACTCTtgaaggctgggtggggtggctcatacctgtcatcctagaactttgggaggccaaggtgggtggactgcctgagctcaggagtttgagaccagcctgggcaacacggtgaaaccccatctctactaaaatacaaaaaattagctgggcatggcagtgtgcacctgtagtcccagctactcaggaggctgaggcaagagaattgcttgaacccaggaggcagaagttgcagtgagccaagattgcgccactgtactccagcctgggccacagagcaagactccatctccaaaaaaaaaaagaaaaaaagaaaattcatgaaaTGCCCCCACAGCGAAAGCCGGTAGCCATCCTGCCCAGGGAGCATCCATGAGCCCCTTGGAGGCATGGGAACTTACCTCACCCATGTGATGCAGTCAGAAGAATAGGTTCTGCTTTGGGGGTtgcagttttctcttttctgggaCACAGGGTAGATGTTGGGTCCCCAGGGAAGGGAAGTGGCTCTGGGGGAGGCCTGGGTCAACCTGGGCATCCTTGTGTTGCAGACAGGCGAGGGCGTGAACGATGTGCGGAAGGGAGCCTGCGCCAGCCACGTCAGCACCATGGCCAACTTCCTGAAGGTAAGGCCAGGTGAGGCCCGCTTCACTGGGAACAGGCCTCACAGGCTTGAGGTCTCGCAGGTTCCTGGGTGCGAGCAAGTGGAAATCAGAACTGGAGTTGGGAGTGTGCTCATAGCTAATGctctctgcctgcctttgaggGCGTGACCAGAGGCTGCTTCACTCTCGGTCAGTGAGTGCATGGGAGGTCAGGATGTTGCCAGGGCCACCTTCAGGCCTGCCTCAGTGGGGCAGGATAAAGGACTATGCTGGAGCTGGTGCCGTGAGAAGGGTGGGCCctggttctgttttgttttatgatcCCTCTAAACAGTTTAGTAATACCATCAGGATTTGGAGGAAGGGGAGAGTGCCCACCATCTTAGCACGCATGTGCCCTTTTGATGCATTCCTTTCCAGCCCCCTCTACATGGAGTTATGTCAGTCCTATAATAgaacctttttaaattttaaaaactatttgtaaCAAAAGCATTTGTTGGTCACTTGTCAGGTAactttttgcatttctctggcaaAGGAGACTCAGAATTTTGATTTCTCATTCTGCCAACATTTCTTCAGCTATACCTCAGTTTCCATCTGGGAGCTGATAAGAGAATTCCCAGCTTATCGATATACAGGTTTGAGTATCCTTTATCTGAAATGCTCAGGAccagaaatgttttggattttttcagatttgggaatgTTTGCAGTTCAgcatccaaaatctgaaattctccagaatctgaatttttttttttttttttgagatggagtctcgctctgttgcccaggctggagtgtagtggcgtgatcttggctcactgcaagctccgcctcccgggttcacaccattcttctgcctcagcctcccaattagctgggactgcaggcacccgccaccacgcccagctaattttttgtatttttagtagagacagggtttcactgtgttagccaggatggtctcgatctcctgacctcgtgattcacctgccttggcctcccaaagtgctaggattacaggcgtgaacccacgcccagcccagaatcTGAGattttttgagtgctgacataaTGCTTAAAGGAAATGTTCATTGGAGCAGTTCAGATTTCGGAATTTTAGGTTAGGGAAGCTCAACCTGTATAGTAACAGTGAATGAGGTCATGGGTCTGGCTTCTCATGAAGAAATCATTGGCTTACTTTTTGTAGAAAACATGCATGGCATTCTTTTatcagagtttttttttattgttttgttttttgtttgtttgtttgttttgagacagagtctcactctgtcacccaggctggaacgcagtggcacgatctcggctcactgcaacctctgcctcccaggttcaagtgattttcctgcctcagcctcctgagtagttgggattacaggtgcctgccaccatgcccggctaagttttctatttttagtagagatggtgtttccctgtgttggccaggctggtctggaatccctgagctcaagtgatctgccctcttcagcttcccaaagtgctgggattacaggcgagagccaccgcacctggcccagagtttttataaattgatatttaatagttgtacatattttttgcATACATGTcatattttgatacctgtatacaATGTATACGATGAATCAGGGTAATTAGCGtgttcatcacctcaaacatttatcttttctttgtgttgggaacattacaatttttctcttctagctaatttgaaatacacaaaattattgttaactataatttcccttctgtactattgaatactagaatttattccttctatttaactGTACTTTTGTACCTGTTAAGcaacttctcttcattttctctccCCCATGCCCTTCCCAACCCCTGGTAACCAGCATTCTACTCTCTCCCTCCATGATacccacttttttagctcccacatgagtgagaacatgcaatacttgtcttctgtgcctggcttatttcccttaacatcatgacctccagttccatccatgttgctgcaaatgacaggatgccattctgttttatggctgaataatattccctcaTGTTTATATACTAAATTTTCTTTACcctttcatccattgatggacgttttggttgattccgtatcttggctattgttaataGCGCTGAACTTCAGAGTTGGATATATCCCCAGCAGctggattgctagatcatatggtagttctgcttttagtaggactaaaatactgttttaaaaacCATACTGTTGTctaggcgcgatggctcacgcctgtaatcccagcactttgggaggccaaggtgaacagattacctgaggtcaggacttcaagaccagcctggccaacatggtgaaaccccatctctactaaaaaaatacaacaattagccaggtgtggtggcgggcacctgtaatcccagctactcaggaagctgaggcagagaatctcttgaacctgggagatggaggttgcagtgagccgagattgtccactgcactccagcctgggcaacagagtaagactctgtctcagaaaaaaacccaaaaaaccatactgtttttataatggctgtactactttacattcctaccaacagtgtataagaatttccctttctccacatccttgctagcatttattttttatgttttttataatagccattctaactgtggTGAGATGATAGCCCAttatggttttggtttgcatttccctgatgatggttagtgatgttgagcatttttttgtatgtAGTTAGCCATGCGTATATCATCTTTCGAGAAATATCTGttaaggtcttttgcccatttaaaaatcagattattatttttttgctactgagttgtttgagttccttatatattctggtcactaattccttgtcagatggatagtttgaagatattttctcccattctgtaggttgtctgtttactttgttgattgtttcatttgctgtgcagaagccttttagctTGATGTAGTCCAATTggttgatttttgcttttgttgcctgggcttttgaggtcttaacccaaaaaaaatctttgcccagatcaatgtccaGGGGCAtctctccaatgttttctttgtgtagtttcatagtttcaggtcttacatttaagtctttttaacccattttgagtttttttttaatatggtaaaAGATGAAgatttagtttcattcttctgcatatggatatccaattttcctagCCCTGTTTATGAAAGAGAccgtcctttccccagtgtatgttcctgtctcctttgttaaaaatgagttggctgtgtgtgtgggtgctctGTTAGTTTCCATTgttgtatgtgtctgtgtttatgcctgtaccatgctgttttgcttactgcagTTTTGTAgtttaatttgaaatcaggtagcgtgaagcctccagctttgtactttttgcttcggattgctttagctattcagggtcttttgtggcttCCAGATGGcatttaaaattagttttcatTGATTAGAAGGAAGGCCTTTGATGCAAATTATGCCTGGGCTGTCTATTGATATACAGCAGGGAACAGCTACAGAAGGAACCACTGGATAGCACAGTGGAGGTCAAGGGTCTCACGTGAACTGGGACAAGAATGAGGGGTTTGCTCCAAGTTGGTTTGTTTGAGCCCTTGAGGGGAACTCGTGCCTCAGTTTTCAGCAGCCAGACAGGTGCCTTCTGGTTTCCTGATTCCAGTCCTGTGTGGTATAGTAGTGGCCCGTGCTGTGTGGACTGACAGGAGTTTGGCCCATCTCCTGGGCTTGCAAAGCCCTTCTTTCAAGTGCTGCTCCTGCTGCAGGGGGCCCATGTGACCATCAACGCACGGGCCGAGGAGGATGTGGAGCCTGAGTGCATCATGGAGAAGGTGGCCAAGGCTTCAGGTGCCAACTACAGCTTTCACAAGGAGAGTGGCCGCTTCCAGGACGCGGGACCCCAGGCCCCAGTGGTGAGTGCTGCTTGCCCATCGCCAGCCCTTTTGTTGCTCAGGGCCTGAGGGCAGGGGGCCAGGAATATGCACTTCCCAGCACCCGGACTGGCTGGGCCCATGCCTGCTTAGTTTCTGCAGATGGTAACCCCTGAGCTGTCGTGATTGCCCACTGACCAGATGAGCAGGAATAGCCCTCTGACCTTGCCTAGGGGTTGGACTAGCTGTTCTGGAGCCTTCCTCTGGAGCCCAGCCTGTGTGGTCAGAGTGGAGGCTCTGCAGGATGCATGGCTACGATAGTCTGGCTGCCCTCAAGGTCATGGCACTGGCACATCTTGGGCTGCCCCGGGAGGTAGCCACTGTGGAGGAACTAAAGAAGGCATCAAGGCAGAGCCTGAAACCAGAGCAGGCCCCCTGGAGTCACGGGAGATACCTGTGGGCCTGTGGCCCCAGTGCTGTGTGGAGCTGATGGCTGGGAGCTGCGTCCGCATATGTGTGGTTGGACGTGATTCCTTGGATGCTCTTGTGCTAGTCAGCTGTCTGAGTGCCCCTGGTCAGAGGCCTGCCTCAGAACTGCCCAATGTCTAGGAGTTTGCAGGTGGGGTATGGGGGCCTTTCTTGCCCTGGCCCCCATCCATGAGGGCGAAAGACCACCAGAGACCCCTCTAGTGTTGTCTGGGATTGAGCATCCCCCTTGGGGCAGTGTCCTGGGCTTCTTTCAGGTCATCTTGGTGTGTGTCTCCTTGAGGGTCACTGGGCAGTGCTCTGCTGCCTCTGCTGGGTCCAGTCCTAGCAGCTGTGCTGTCTCACCTGTGCTGTCGCAAGTTTAGCATATTCTCTCCTTTGGTGCCTGTGGGCCTGGCCTTCCACCTGGGTCCAGGTCTCTAATGAGTGCTGTCCCCTACAGGGCTCTGTGTACCAGAAGACCAATGCCGTGTCTGAGATTAAAAGGGTTGGTAAAGACAGCTTCTGGGCCAAAGCAGAGGTGAGTGCTGCCCCGGGGCGTGCTGGTTACGTGGGAGTGTTCTGCTTGCTGTGGCTCATCTTTCCTCACAAGTGAGCTCATGCAGCATCCACTCTCCTTGGTGCCCATTACAGATGGTCACACTGAGGCTCGGGTAGGTTAAGCCACAAGGCTAATGAGCGACTGGCTCTGGTGCCCGTCTTTGGCTATGTGCCTAAAACTCAGTCCTGGGCAGGGGATTAGGCTGAAGTGTCAGCACAGGGCTGAGCGGGCAGTGGCTCTCCctgcagaaggaggaggagaaccgTCGGCTGGAGGAAAAGCGGCGGGCCGAGGAGGCGCAGCGGCAGCTGGAGCAGGAGCGCCGGGAGCGTGAGCTGCGTGAGGCTGCACGCCGGGAGCAGCGCTATCAGGAGCAGGGTGGCGAGGCCAGCCCCCAGAGGTGAGCCAGAGGTGGAGACTGGCCTGGGGGACCCACCCTGAGGCATTGCTGGGCACCTGCTCCATCCCATGGAGGCGAGGAGGACTAAGGGGTGTGGCATGAGAAGCTGTGACTGTGCCTCAGCTGTGCCCCACCCGGCCCTTCCCAGCAGGACGTGGGAGCAGCAGCAAGAAGTGGTTTCAAGGAACCGAAATGAGCAGGTAAGATGCGGGTGCTCTACTTGTTTGGACCTGTCCTGGCCACACGCAGAAGTCCCTGATCTTGGATTGAGGGCCCAGCCCAGACCTGGGCAGAGGCTGCCCTGCAGTCAGCTGGGGCAGGTTGGAATCTGGGCACCTCAAGAGGTGGCAGTAGAGAGGAAAGCCAAAGGCGGAAGCGTCGGGCTTGGACCACACCTGGTCCTGGGGGAGGCCCTGTGAGCCCCTTGGCTTCTgtgttttacttccttttttaatgttactttttatttttaaatgacttctcTCCTGAGAACATGTTTTGCCTCCTGGCCCCACACTCACCTTTGAGGGGCTACTGGGCCGACAGCTGGAGGGGCTGTGATCTGGGGAGAGGTGGTGAAAGTTTTGCCCACTGCAGGGGTCAACATGTGCTTCCCTCCAGGAGTCTGCCATGCACCCAAGGGAGATTTTCAAGCAGAAGGAGAGGGCCATGTCCACCACCTCCATCTCCAGTCCTCAGCCTGGTGAGCTCTCCCTTTGGGCCTGGCCATGAGGCAGCAGCAGGCTGAGGGGGAGTCTGGGGTCCTATGTGGGCTCCCCCAAGGCTAGTGACAGATATATCGGTGACAGGGGTGAGTGAGTGAGGAGAAGGGACACCTGGGGCCATTGACCTCATCAGTGACCACACTGGTCACCAGTTTGGCCTCCAAAAGATATTGGGCTGCGCTGTCTACCAGGTCACCACATAGCACATGGCCCTGGGGTCTCTGTTCCTGCACTAGCCAGAGCAAGCCCCATGAGACTGCCTCGAGCACAccagggtggagggtgctgtggGGTGCGTGGTGGTGTTTCTGAAGTGATGTATATATTTACCTGGGTTTTCAGGCAAGCTGAGGAGCCCCTTCCTGCAGAAGCAGCTCACCCAACCAGAGACCCACTTTGGCAGAGAGCCAGCTGCTGCCATCTCAAGGCCCAGGGCAGGCAAGGCGCTTGTCACCCCATGGGGACCCTGGGGGACAGCAGTGGAGAAGGGGGATGTGTGGGAGTGAGAACCTGCTGTGTTCCCTGGTGCAGATCTCCCTGCTGAGGAGCCGGCGCCCAGCACTCCTCCATGTCTGGTGCAGGCAGAAGAGGAGGCTGTGTATGAGGAACCCCCAGAGCAGGAGACCTTCTACGAGCAGCCCCCACTGGTGGGTTCCTACACTGGGGCTGGGGCCAGGAAGGGGCTGCATACTCAGGAACACTTATCACGGGCCGTCTGAGTTTTCTGGGGGCATGCAACAGGTTTTAAAGCACATGCATTTTTGGAGCAGCCCTGTGTTATAAATTGTCAGGGCACGCCCCACTCTATAGGAGGTGCTGGGTGGGAAGAGGACCTTGCAGCCTATGGCTGAGGGATTTGTGCACTGTCCTGTGGCTTCTGTACTCTGGTAGGGCGGGGACAGCAGCAGCCCAGCCCCTGAGCCTGTAGACTGCTTGCCCTCTGCGTACTCCCAGCTTGACCTGAGCCATGTGGGGCAGAGCAGCGATTGTGTGTAAGGGCTGAGTCTGGGGTAACACCTTTGTCATCCCTGGGCAGGTGCAGCAGCAAGGTGCCGGCTCTGAGCACATTGACCACCACATTCAGGGCCAGGGGCTCAGTGGGCAAGGGCTCTGTGCCCGTGCCCTGTACGACTACCAGGCAGGTAAGGTGCCCTGGCCTGGCTGGCACGGACCACAGGGTCCTGAGGTTAGGAGACAAGAGGGTCTggggttttatgggaagatggcACCAGGGGGTATCAGGAAGAGAAGACAGGAGGGTGGGCAGTGCGTTTAGGGGTAGAAGCACCTCTGGAGTGGGGGTGACTGTGGCACTAGAGTGTTCTGCACAGCCCAGGCCTCCCTACATGTTCCTCATTAGCTATTTGCTGGCCGCTGATGTGAATCCCAGTTGCCATCCTTGTCACAGAATATGGACTCTGAGCAGGGAGGTGGGCCAGGCCTGGATGCTGGTTCACCAGGCGTCCCTGGGTGGAGGCCTTGGAGAATGGGGTGGAGGCCCCCTACGGAGCAGGCTGGTGTCTACTCTAGCCTTTTTTGGGAATGCTCTGTAGGAGGGTATGCCCTGGGGGTGTGGTCACTGGAGCCGCATTGGGACAGGGTACAGTGTTGGCCAAGGCTTAGCAGGGTGGCAGGGATATTTCTGAGGAGGAACCAGAGCTGCAGCGAGCTGTGCTGCAGCAGGGTGGGGCTGCCATGGGCTGCCCGAGCAGGTGGGATGTGGGAGGGAGCCCCTGATATGCATCTGGGCTCATCCTCTTTGCAGCCGACGACACAGAGATCTCCTTTGACCCCGAGAACCTCATCACGGGCATCGAGGTGATCGACGAAGGCTGGTGGCGTGGCTATGGGCCGGATGGCCATTTTGGCATGTTCCCTGCCAACTACGTGGAGCTCATTGAGTGAGGCTGAGGGCACATCTTGTCCTTCCCCTCTCAGACATGGCTTCCTTATTGCTGGAAGAGGGGGCCTGGGAGTTGACATTCAGTACTCTTCCAGGAATAGGACCCCCAGTGAGGATGAGGCCTCAGGGCTCCCTCCGGCTTGGCAGACTCAGCCTGTCACCCCAAATGCAGCAATGGCCTGGTGATTCCCACACATCCTTCCTGCATCCCCCGACCCTCCCAGACAGCTTGGCTCTTGCCCCTGACAGGATACTGAGCCAAGCCCTGCCTGTGGCCAAGCCCTGAGTGGCCACTGCCAAGCTGCGGGGAAGGGTCCTGAGCAGGGGCATCTGGGAGGCTCTGGCTGCCTTCTgcatttatttgccttttttctttttctcttgcttcaAAGGGGTGGTGGCCACCACTGTTTAGAATGACCCTTGGGAACAGTGAACGTAGAGAATTGTTTTTAGCAGAGTTTGTGACCAAAGTCAGAGTGGATCATGGTGGTTTGGCAGCAGGGAATTTGTCTTGTTGGAGCCTGCTCTGTGCTCCCCACTCCATTTCTCTGTCCCTCTGCCTGGGCTATGGGAAGTGGGGATGCGGATGGCCAAGCTCCCACCCTGGGTATTCAAAAACGGCAGACACAACATGTTCCTCCATGCGGCTCACTCGATGcctgcaggccccagtgtgtgcctCAACTGATTCTGACTTCAGGAAAAGTAACACAGAGTGGCCTTGGCCTGTTGTCTTCCCCTATTTTCTGTCCCAGCTCATCCGTGTCTCTGAAGAACAAATATGCTTTTGGACCACGAATTCCCAGTTTGGTCTACACAGGCTCGCAGCTCTGACCTGCCCTGCTGTAGCCTGAATGCTCCCATGTGGGAATAGCACCCCGCCACCTGCCCAGTGTCTGCCTCTGCTCTGTGTCGGGTGAGCACCCTCACCCTGAGACTGTGGCTGATGATGATCAGCCACCAGGAAGAGGCTAAATGTTAAGATGGGACTGAAGTTGGAGCCTTCCTGCGTTTCAGTTCCTCTGGGAGAGGCCAAGGGCTGCCCTGCTCCCAGCTTCAGGGAGCCTCTGCCTACATGGGATGGCCCACTGTGTGGCGTCAGGTACTTGGCACCCACTGAGCATCCGGGGAATTAGGTCCCTCCTGTGCCCCAGAGCTGCTAGGCAGACGCGGTTGACTCGAGGTGTTACCTGCTAGTGCCTGGGGTGAAGGCTGCATGGAGCCCAACCTTGCTCCTGGCCTTCCTGTGCTCAGGCCTCTCCCCTTTTCGCCAGGGCTTCCTGGTGCCTCTCCCATGACGAAGGAACTTCCCCTCCACTCCCATGGAAGACCCAGGTTTGGGCTGTTGCCAGCTTTGAGGCCCCCTGTGGGCTTGCCTGTCCCAACCCAAGAGGCAGGGCTCAAAGTGCCACCCGGGGGTTGCAAGGACAGCAGAGGACCACCTGCCCTCTGCAGGAAGCCGTGTCCTGGGCTGTGGTCCTTGCTCCCCATGGGGAGAGCCAGGTCACTTGGCCTCTTCTAACTGGCCCCAAGCACGCCAATTCTGTAGCATGGTTACTAAGTGGCTCTGAAGCTTCAGGGTCACCACAGGCTTGTCCTGACTGCAAACTCATGGAGTGGTTGCAGCCCTGGCTCAGTGTCCTGATGACTAGGTGTGGGTACTAGGCTCCTGCCCCTGGTAACACACGTATGGAGTGGGGGAGGGTGGGTGGCTGCACCCCTGGTTCTGGAGTCCCCACAGCTGATGGTGGGGTGAGCCTGGCATGCACGGCTGCGCTGGACTCCAGGCTGTGGGGGGAGGTGCCTTTATTGCCCAAGCCCACCCCTCACTTGGCCTTGCCCTGGGCAGCCACAGCCTCCATGGCCTTCCGCACCGTTTCCTCATCACCCAGGAACTGCATGGGCTTGGTGGGCTTCAGCTCCTTGTTCAGCTCATACACAATGGGGATCCCCGTGGGCAGGTTCAGCTCCATGATCGCCTGGTCTGACATCCCTATGCCGGAAGGAATAGGTGTCCTTAGCCCCTCTGTCCCCAGCCTGTTTACACCGCAGATACTATGTGACCTTTATGGGCCACAGAGCCAGTTCCCCTGGCACCAATTCCTTCCCAGCCCTGAGAACGAGGCCACAGAAATGTTGCCAAAGGTCAAGGAGTAACTGAGTT
This genomic interval from Gorilla gorilla gorilla isolate KB3781 chromosome 6, NHGRI_mGorGor1-v2.1_pri, whole genome shotgun sequence contains the following:
- the DBNL gene encoding drebrin-like protein isoform X6, producing MKATAMTSAWLAQGTGEGVNDVRKGACASHVSTMANFLKGAHVTINARAEEDVEPECIMEKVAKASGANYSFHKESGRFQDAGPQAPVGSVYQKTNAVSEIKRVGKDSFWAKAEKEEENRRLEEKRRAEEAQRQLEQERRERELREAARREQRYQEQGGEASPQRTWEQQQEVVSRNRNEQESAMHPREIFKQKERAMSTTSISSPQPGKLRSPFLQKQLTQPETHFGREPAAAISRPRADLPAEEPAPSTPPCLVQAEEEAVYEEPPEQETFYEQPPLVQQQGAGSEHIDHHIQGQGLSGQGLCARALYDYQAADDTEISFDPENLITGIEVIDEGWWRGYGPDGHFGMFPANYVELIE
- the DBNL gene encoding drebrin-like protein isoform X4; translation: MAANLSRNGPALQEAYVRVVTEKSPTDWALFTYEGNSNDIRVAGTGEGGLEEMVEELNSGKVMYAFCRVKDPNSGLPKFVLINWTGEGVNDVRKGACASHVSTMANFLKGAHVTINARAEEDVEPECIMEKVAKASGANYSFHKESGRFQDAGPQAPVGSVYQKTNAVSEIKRVGKDSFWAKAEKEEENRRLEEKRRAEEAQRQLEQERRERELREAARREQRYQEQGGEASPQRTWEQQQEVVSRNRNEQESAMHPREIFKQKERAMSTTSISSPQPGKLRSPFLQKQLTQPETHFGREPAAAISRPRADLPAEEPAPSTPPCLVQAEEEAVYEEPPEQETFYEQPPLVQQQGAGSEHIDHHIQGQGLSGQGLCARALYDYQAADDTEISFDPENLITGIEVIDEGWWRGYGPDGHFGMFPANYVELIE
- the DBNL gene encoding drebrin-like protein isoform X5 — its product is MKATAMTSAWLAQGTGEGVNDVRKGACASHVSTMANFLKGAHVTINARAEEDVEPECIMEKVAKASGANYSFHKESGRFQDAGPQAPVGSVYQKTNAVSEIKRVGKDSFWAKAEKEEENRRLEEKRRAEEAQRQLEQERRERELREAARREQRYQEQGGEASPQSRTWEQQQEVVSRNRNEQGSTCASLQESAMHPREIFKQKERAMSTTSISSPQPGKLRSPFLQKQLTQPETHFGREPAAAISRPRADLPAEEPAPSTPPCLVQAEEEAVYEEPPEQETFYEQPPLVQQQGAGSEHIDHHIQGQGLSGQGLCARALYDYQAADDTEISFDPENLITGIEVIDEGWWRGYGPDGHFGMFPANYVELIE
- the DBNL gene encoding drebrin-like protein isoform X7, whose protein sequence is MKATAMTSAWLAQGTGEGVNDVRKGACASHVSTMANFLKGAHVTINARAEEDVEPECIMEKVAKASGANYSFHKESGRFQDAGPQAPVGSVYQKTNAVSEIKRVGKDSFWAKAEKEEENRRLEEKRRAEEAQRQLEQERRERELREAARREQRYQEQGGEASPQSRTWEQQQEVVSRNRNEQESAMHPREIFKQKERAMSTTSISSPQPGKLRSPFLQKQLTQPETHFGREPAAAISRPRADLPAEEPAPSTPPCLVQAEEEAVYEEPPEQETFYEQPPLVQQQGAGSEHIDHHIQGQGLSGQGLCARALYDYQAADDTEISFDPENLITGIEVIDEGWWRGYGPDGHFGMFPANYVELIE
- the DBNL gene encoding drebrin-like protein isoform X2 is translated as MAANLSRNGPALQEAYVRVVTEKSPTDWALFTYEGNSNDIRVAGTGEGGLEEMVEELNSGKVMYAFCRVKDPNSGLPKFVLINWTGEGVNDVRKGACASHVSTMANFLKGAHVTINARAEEDVEPECIMEKVAKASGANYSFHKESGRFQDAGPQAPVGSVYQKTNAVSEIKRVGKDSFWAKAEKEEENRRLEEKRRAEEAQRQLEQERRERELREAARREQRYQEQGGEASPQRTWEQQQEVVSRNRNEQGSTCASLQESAMHPREIFKQKERAMSTTSISSPQPGKLRSPFLQKQLTQPETHFGREPAAAISRPRADLPAEEPAPSTPPCLVQAEEEAVYEEPPEQETFYEQPPLVQQQGAGSEHIDHHIQGQGLSGQGLCARALYDYQAADDTEISFDPENLITGIEVIDEGWWRGYGPDGHFGMFPANYVELIE
- the DBNL gene encoding drebrin-like protein isoform X1; the encoded protein is MAANLSRNGPALQEAYVRVVTEKSPTDWALFTYEGNSNDIRVAGTGEGGLEEMVEELNSGKVMYAFCRVKDPNSGLPKFVLINWTGEGVNDVRKGACASHVSTMANFLKGAHVTINARAEEDVEPECIMEKVAKASGANYSFHKESGRFQDAGPQAPVGSVYQKTNAVSEIKRVGKDSFWAKAEKEEENRRLEEKRRAEEAQRQLEQERRERELREAARREQRYQEQGGEASPQSRTWEQQQEVVSRNRNEQGSTCASLQESAMHPREIFKQKERAMSTTSISSPQPGKLRSPFLQKQLTQPETHFGREPAAAISRPRADLPAEEPAPSTPPCLVQAEEEAVYEEPPEQETFYEQPPLVQQQGAGSEHIDHHIQGQGLSGQGLCARALYDYQAADDTEISFDPENLITGIEVIDEGWWRGYGPDGHFGMFPANYVELIE
- the DBNL gene encoding drebrin-like protein isoform X3; the protein is MAANLSRNGPALQEAYVRVVTEKSPTDWALFTYEGNSNDIRVAGTGEGGLEEMVEELNSGKVMYAFCRVKDPNSGLPKFVLINWTGEGVNDVRKGACASHVSTMANFLKGAHVTINARAEEDVEPECIMEKVAKASGANYSFHKESGRFQDAGPQAPVGSVYQKTNAVSEIKRVGKDSFWAKAEKEEENRRLEEKRRAEEAQRQLEQERRERELREAARREQRYQEQGGEASPQSRTWEQQQEVVSRNRNEQESAMHPREIFKQKERAMSTTSISSPQPGKLRSPFLQKQLTQPETHFGREPAAAISRPRADLPAEEPAPSTPPCLVQAEEEAVYEEPPEQETFYEQPPLVQQQGAGSEHIDHHIQGQGLSGQGLCARALYDYQAADDTEISFDPENLITGIEVIDEGWWRGYGPDGHFGMFPANYVELIE